From a single Aggregatilinea lenta genomic region:
- a CDS encoding ABC transporter substrate-binding protein: MKSKLVTLCVIAALLVVAMGSFSSSIANAQDDGRKEVTLWHYWGDTGTNAETIDHFKTLWEASQDECSLNLRSIPTADFKRELSTAILSGNTPDIAIIDNPDFAMFADQGVLAELDDKVAEWGQADQYYDGPWSSTVWDGHNYGVPVGSNTLALYINNALAEAAGLDVSNPPQTWADLMDWAAAMTDPAANQYGITLVAERNETATFMWLPFLQQTGEDVNSLDSEGGRAALQLWVDLVENGYTSPEVVNYGFGDVPGQFMAGNAAMMINGPWVLVDLTNTPDLDFTVAPLSVVEGGTPANGLGGEDFSIFASSEVQDCAWDFITFTQSDENIVDWYNGLGFLPSRALPEEMTESWSSDPYMSVFMDQIQYARARGPLPNWPEISEVIQLMLQEALTGQVSVDDAVTNAASQIAPMLEG, translated from the coding sequence ATGAAATCGAAACTTGTAACCCTGTGTGTCATCGCCGCCCTGCTGGTCGTGGCGATGGGCAGCTTCTCCTCCTCGATCGCCAATGCTCAGGACGATGGCCGTAAAGAAGTCACGCTCTGGCACTACTGGGGCGACACCGGCACGAACGCCGAGACGATCGATCACTTCAAGACCCTCTGGGAAGCCAGCCAGGATGAGTGCTCGCTGAATCTCCGCTCGATCCCGACCGCCGACTTCAAGCGCGAGCTGTCTACGGCGATCCTGTCCGGCAACACGCCCGATATCGCCATTATCGACAACCCCGACTTTGCCATGTTCGCTGATCAAGGCGTGCTGGCGGAGCTGGACGACAAGGTCGCGGAATGGGGTCAGGCCGACCAGTACTACGACGGCCCGTGGTCTTCGACCGTGTGGGATGGCCACAACTACGGTGTGCCGGTGGGCAGCAATACGCTGGCGCTGTACATCAATAACGCGCTGGCCGAGGCCGCCGGGCTGGACGTCAGCAATCCGCCGCAGACCTGGGCCGACCTGATGGACTGGGCCGCCGCGATGACCGACCCCGCCGCCAACCAGTACGGTATCACTCTGGTGGCCGAGCGCAACGAAACCGCCACGTTCATGTGGCTGCCGTTCCTGCAGCAGACCGGTGAAGACGTGAACTCGCTCGACAGCGAGGGCGGTCGTGCCGCGCTGCAGCTCTGGGTGGATCTGGTCGAAAACGGCTATACCTCGCCTGAGGTGGTGAACTACGGCTTCGGCGACGTCCCCGGCCAGTTCATGGCGGGCAACGCTGCGATGATGATCAATGGCCCGTGGGTGCTCGTTGACCTCACCAACACGCCGGATCTCGACTTTACGGTCGCGCCGCTGTCGGTGGTTGAGGGCGGCACGCCTGCCAACGGCCTGGGCGGTGAGGACTTCTCGATCTTCGCGTCCAGCGAGGTCCAGGACTGCGCCTGGGACTTCATCACCTTCACACAGAGCGACGAGAATATCGTCGATTGGTACAACGGCCTGGGCTTCCTGCCCTCGCGCGCGCTGCCCGAGGAAATGACCGAATCCTGGTCGAGCGATCCGTACATGTCGGTCTTCATGGACCAGATCCAGTACGCCCGCGCCCGCGGTCCGCTGCCGAACTGGCCCGAAATCTCCGAAGTGATCCAGCTCATGCTGCAGGAAGCGCTGACCGGCCAGGTTTCTGTGGATGACGCCGTCACCAATGCAGCGAGCCAGATCGCCCCGATGCTGGAAGGGTAA
- a CDS encoding TetR/AcrR family transcriptional regulator — protein MPDRDVKRRILAATVSILRETDEPSQITVRQIAERASVSIGSINYNFGSKDALVAEAVWQMIGISAADWYTPDTNPDIEPVTRLRTMFKEGIRLGLTYEKNMRIGLLHVFETGNMQAKTLILPLLREIVGAERRDIELRMLAFQLVASVELAFLNFAQLSEFLGVDPSSEGTIDTIVDIAVDNLVRDYLKE, from the coding sequence ATGCCTGACCGAGATGTAAAAAGGCGCATCCTCGCCGCCACGGTTTCAATCCTGCGCGAGACTGACGAGCCATCACAGATCACCGTCCGGCAGATCGCCGAGCGAGCCAGCGTCAGTATCGGCTCGATCAACTACAACTTCGGCAGCAAAGACGCCCTGGTCGCGGAAGCGGTGTGGCAGATGATCGGCATTTCTGCCGCCGATTGGTACACGCCCGATACGAACCCCGATATCGAGCCGGTAACGCGCTTGCGAACCATGTTCAAAGAGGGGATACGGTTGGGACTGACCTACGAAAAAAACATGCGCATCGGCCTGCTCCACGTCTTCGAAACGGGCAATATGCAGGCCAAAACCCTGATCTTGCCGCTACTGCGCGAGATCGTAGGCGCGGAGAGGCGTGATATCGAACTGCGGATGCTGGCGTTCCAGCTCGTCGCCAGCGTAGAGCTTGCGTTCCTGAACTTTGCCCAGCTCAGTGAGTTTCTCGGTGTTGACCCGTCGAGCGAAGGAACCATCGACACCATCGTCGACATCGCCGTCGATAACCTCGTTCGCGATTATCTCAAGGAGTAA
- a CDS encoding carbohydrate ABC transporter permease — protein MAFQEVTLGTLARGERPFIGLENFRNVFDDPAFFTALQNSLIFTTASVFFQFLIGMALALVLNEVFPLRHIFRGLLLSGWRIPPIVSGTVFLWLFNYDFGFVNFFLMKTGLTSEPVRWLLDQHYALATVIITNIWLGIPFNIILLASGLTGLPEDIYEAATVDGANHFQKLRFMTLPLMKPTILATLMLGFIYTLRVFDVIWVMTGGGPVNATEVLPTLAYRDSFNRFNFGEGAAISVIMLCMLCVVALFYVRTTNDEVM, from the coding sequence ATGGCCTTCCAGGAGGTGACGCTGGGCACACTGGCACGCGGCGAGCGCCCGTTCATCGGCCTGGAAAACTTCCGTAACGTGTTCGATGATCCGGCGTTTTTCACGGCGCTGCAAAACTCGCTCATTTTCACCACCGCGTCGGTGTTTTTCCAGTTTCTGATTGGAATGGCGCTCGCGCTTGTCCTCAATGAGGTTTTTCCGCTGCGGCACATTTTTCGTGGGCTGCTGCTGTCTGGCTGGCGCATCCCGCCCATCGTCAGCGGTACGGTCTTTCTGTGGCTGTTCAACTACGACTTCGGCTTCGTCAACTTCTTCCTGATGAAAACGGGGCTGACCAGCGAGCCGGTGCGCTGGCTGTTGGACCAGCATTATGCACTGGCGACAGTCATCATCACCAATATCTGGTTAGGTATCCCATTTAACATCATTTTGCTCGCCAGCGGTCTGACTGGCCTGCCGGAAGATATCTACGAGGCGGCTACGGTTGACGGTGCGAACCACTTCCAGAAGCTGCGTTTTATGACCCTGCCCTTGATGAAGCCGACCATTCTGGCGACCCTGATGTTGGGCTTCATCTACACCCTACGCGTGTTTGACGTGATCTGGGTCATGACCGGCGGCGGCCCGGTCAATGCGACCGAAGTGCTGCCTACGCTGGCCTACCGCGACTCCTTCAACCGCTTCAACTTCGGTGAGGGCGCGGCGATCAGCGTGATCATGCTGTGCATGCTGTGTGTCGTAGCCCTGTTTTACGTACGGACTACCAACGACGAGGTGATGTGA
- a CDS encoding pyridoxamine 5'-phosphate oxidase family protein: protein MTSWQDFAQQAPDFAAFGKTRFQSGVAYLGTLRADGSPRVHPVTPIVGEQLFLFMEPTSPKGKDLQRDPRYTLHCSVEDSSGGYGEFYVRGRASLNSDPFVRAQAVQASPYVPQDHYIMFVFTVEFAFMNTYVDGASQTRRWHSPA from the coding sequence ATGACAAGCTGGCAGGACTTCGCACAACAGGCCCCCGACTTTGCGGCCTTTGGTAAAACCCGCTTTCAGAGTGGCGTCGCCTATCTGGGCACGCTGCGCGCGGACGGAAGCCCGCGCGTGCACCCGGTGACGCCGATTGTGGGCGAGCAGTTGTTTCTGTTCATGGAACCCACGTCGCCCAAAGGCAAAGACCTGCAGCGCGATCCTCGTTATACGCTGCATTGTTCGGTTGAGGATTCGAGCGGCGGGTATGGCGAGTTCTACGTGAGGGGACGTGCGTCCCTGAACAGCGATCCGTTCGTGCGAGCGCAGGCGGTGCAGGCATCGCCGTATGTTCCGCAAGATCACTATATCATGTTCGTGTTTACGGTTGAGTTTGCCTTCATGAACACCTATGTGGACGGCGCTTCGCAAACCCGGCGTTGGCACTCCCCGGCATGA
- a CDS encoding LacI family DNA-binding transcriptional regulator — MHDKLNRSPLPTQSDVARLAGVSRTTVSYVLSNNTKVSIPDETRQRIWEAAESLGYTPHMQAQRLRSGKTRTITMLYPWDETCTHIELEFLTGAARAATEEDFFFNLITAPMTEESLLNLYRGRQTDGVILMQIQLHDWRVDLLRENNYPFVIIGTCEDNSDLSFVDIEYDKAIFDAFQYLVELGHRNIGLLTFPARWRQDGNTAPVQCMRAYTQAKAAFDIATVVREVPLSVEGMYQGCAQILEEMPQVTGLVTSYSATLGGAYRAAFDHGRRIPDDLSIVGIVGEANAGMMIPALTGFDSQNFERGYRAAKILLDSLLSDDFVPEQVYLPFELVIRETTCRPPQNLIGV; from the coding sequence ATGCACGACAAATTAAACCGATCCCCGCTTCCTACACAGTCCGATGTTGCCCGGCTCGCGGGCGTGTCGCGCACGACCGTATCCTACGTGCTGAGTAACAATACCAAAGTCTCTATCCCGGACGAGACGCGGCAGCGGATCTGGGAGGCAGCGGAGTCGCTGGGATATACGCCCCACATGCAGGCACAGCGCCTGCGCTCCGGCAAGACGCGCACGATTACGATGCTTTATCCCTGGGACGAAACGTGCACGCACATCGAGCTGGAGTTCCTGACGGGCGCGGCCCGCGCCGCAACCGAAGAAGACTTCTTCTTTAACCTGATCACGGCTCCCATGACCGAAGAAAGCCTGCTCAACCTCTATCGTGGGCGGCAGACAGATGGCGTGATCCTGATGCAAATCCAGCTTCACGACTGGCGGGTGGATTTGCTGCGCGAAAATAACTACCCGTTCGTCATTATCGGGACCTGTGAAGATAACTCTGACCTGAGCTTCGTCGATATCGAATACGACAAGGCTATCTTTGATGCGTTTCAATACCTCGTCGAACTCGGCCACCGGAATATTGGCCTTCTGACTTTCCCCGCGCGCTGGCGACAGGACGGTAACACGGCCCCCGTGCAGTGCATGCGTGCGTACACACAGGCAAAAGCCGCATTCGATATCGCCACGGTCGTGCGCGAAGTCCCTCTTTCCGTTGAGGGAATGTACCAGGGCTGTGCCCAAATCCTGGAGGAGATGCCCCAGGTAACGGGGTTGGTCACATCCTATTCCGCAACGCTGGGAGGCGCCTACCGGGCGGCGTTCGATCATGGGCGCAGGATTCCAGACGATCTGTCTATTGTAGGTATCGTGGGGGAGGCCAACGCCGGTATGATGATTCCGGCACTGACTGGCTTCGATTCGCAAAACTTCGAGCGCGGCTATCGCGCAGCAAAAATACTTCTTGATTCGCTGCTATCTGATGATTTCGTTCCAGAGCAGGTGTACCTGCCGTTTGAGCTGGTGATTCGGGAGACCACTTGTCGCCCGCCCCAAAATCTTATTGGAGTCTGA
- a CDS encoding alpha/beta fold hydrolase — protein MPVRKHRLVRYFSRAGTVVPVVALGASVYVYIWFRRDIRKAEARIAQGSLTAKTACGPIEYADSGTGIPVLSIHGSGGGYDQGLAIGGPLGDGFRIIAPSRFGYLNSPYPEKHSLVDQANAYACLLDYLGLDRVSVVAFSAGGTSALQFAQLYPDRVTSLVMVSAISNVRPVREANEGAQSALLTNFVFWAASTFATDPVLEFFGLSAEAQAALSGEEMDRARSVVRMMNPLDLRRAGLDHDSTEDNLFDGAIFELERITAPTLVVHATDDTFIPIAHGEYTAAHIPDARLVRFDSGGHFVGLRDQAATVISEFIRKHYS, from the coding sequence ATGCCAGTCCGTAAGCATCGTCTCGTGCGGTATTTCTCGCGAGCCGGGACCGTCGTGCCTGTCGTCGCGCTCGGCGCAAGCGTTTACGTGTATATCTGGTTCCGGCGTGATATTCGTAAGGCCGAAGCGCGCATTGCGCAGGGCAGCCTGACGGCCAAAACGGCCTGCGGACCGATCGAGTACGCCGACAGCGGCACCGGCATCCCGGTGTTGTCCATTCACGGGTCGGGCGGCGGCTATGACCAGGGTCTGGCGATCGGGGGACCGCTGGGGGACGGGTTCCGCATCATCGCGCCGTCCCGCTTCGGCTACCTGAACTCGCCCTACCCTGAAAAGCATTCTCTCGTCGATCAGGCCAACGCGTATGCCTGCCTGCTCGACTACCTCGGCCTGGATCGCGTGTCGGTCGTAGCGTTTTCCGCCGGGGGGACATCGGCGCTGCAGTTCGCCCAGCTTTACCCCGACCGGGTGACGTCCCTGGTCATGGTGTCGGCGATCAGCAACGTGCGCCCCGTGCGTGAAGCAAATGAAGGCGCGCAGTCGGCGCTGCTGACCAACTTCGTCTTCTGGGCCGCATCGACCTTTGCAACCGACCCCGTGCTGGAGTTCTTCGGCCTGTCAGCCGAGGCGCAGGCGGCCCTGTCGGGCGAAGAAATGGACCGTGCCCGGTCAGTGGTGCGCATGATGAACCCGCTCGACCTTCGTAGAGCGGGCCTGGATCACGATTCGACCGAGGATAACCTGTTCGACGGCGCGATTTTTGAGCTGGAGCGCATCACTGCCCCAACCCTGGTTGTTCACGCCACAGACGACACGTTCATTCCGATTGCGCACGGAGAATACACCGCCGCACACATCCCGGATGCGCGACTGGTCCGCTTCGACAGCGGCGGTCACTTCGTAGGGCTGCGCGATCAGGCTGCCACGGTGATATCCGAATTCATTCGCAAGCACTACTCGTAG
- a CDS encoding GntR family transcriptional regulator, translated as MSLSQNNGKITYVSFTDECYARIQSDILDGKIRWGERLDVSTLAEAYGVSRSPVVKAIERLAHEGLVEIVPNKGSYVRTPTKKDIIEVTEIRFAVEALNVELAYKKRKEALLEQLAEQDRTIAVFEERGEQIPEEVFLAYDREFHWTFAVAAGNSRLLNIIDVNRNQVELFRIRTYSRDKAKQSIARHRAIVQCLQQDQLVEAVRVLRQHIYEVGEFAIETVVTEAY; from the coding sequence ATGTCTCTGTCTCAGAATAACGGCAAAATCACATATGTATCGTTCACCGACGAGTGCTACGCGCGCATTCAATCCGACATCCTCGACGGCAAAATCCGCTGGGGAGAGCGCCTCGACGTCTCAACGCTGGCGGAGGCCTATGGCGTCAGCCGTTCGCCGGTCGTGAAAGCGATCGAGCGGCTGGCGCATGAAGGGCTGGTCGAGATTGTGCCCAATAAAGGGAGCTACGTTCGCACACCGACGAAGAAGGATATCATTGAGGTAACCGAGATCCGCTTTGCGGTCGAGGCGCTCAACGTGGAACTGGCGTATAAAAAACGAAAAGAGGCGCTGCTGGAACAGTTGGCAGAGCAGGACCGCACCATTGCCGTCTTCGAAGAGCGGGGCGAGCAGATCCCTGAAGAGGTGTTTCTGGCCTACGACCGGGAGTTCCACTGGACCTTTGCGGTGGCTGCGGGCAATTCACGCCTGCTCAATATTATCGACGTGAACCGGAATCAGGTGGAGTTATTCCGAATTCGCACCTATTCGCGGGACAAAGCCAAACAGTCGATCGCACGGCACCGGGCGATTGTCCAATGTTTACAGCAGGATCAACTGGTCGAAGCCGTTCGAGTGCTGCGGCAGCATATTTACGAAGTAGGTGAGTTTGCCATCGAAACGGTGGTCACCGAGGCCTATTGA
- the dhaK gene encoding dihydroxyacetone kinase subunit DhaK, whose amino-acid sequence MKKILNDPDLFVPEMLDGLLKAHPDMLGYAGDDPHCIVRADAPVEGKVALATGGGSGHLPVFLGYVGKGLLDGCAVGDVFASPSSDQMLEVVKRIHGGKGVLFIYGNYGGDVMNFDMASELADLDGIEVRTVLVKDDVASAPPAEADRRRGVAGMVFAFKIGGAKAQAGGSLDEVEAVTRKALDNIRTIGVALSPCTVPAAGRPTFTLGDDEMEIGMGIHGEPGMKREKLQTANQIAERMTTAILDDMPLIAGERVAVMVNGLGATPPEELYILYRKTHDMLVERGVAIHRAYVGEYATSMEMAGASLTLFRLDDELAELLDLPAQSPFFVQVAGG is encoded by the coding sequence GTGAAGAAGATACTTAACGACCCTGATTTATTCGTGCCAGAAATGCTCGACGGCCTGCTCAAAGCGCATCCCGATATGCTGGGGTACGCGGGCGACGATCCGCACTGTATCGTGCGTGCGGACGCGCCGGTCGAGGGTAAAGTGGCGCTGGCGACCGGCGGCGGATCGGGTCACCTCCCGGTGTTCCTGGGCTATGTGGGCAAGGGGTTGCTGGATGGGTGCGCCGTCGGGGACGTCTTCGCATCGCCCAGCTCCGACCAGATGCTGGAAGTGGTGAAGCGGATACACGGCGGCAAGGGCGTCCTCTTTATCTACGGCAATTACGGCGGCGACGTCATGAACTTTGACATGGCATCCGAATTGGCCGACCTGGACGGGATTGAGGTCCGTACGGTGCTGGTCAAGGACGACGTCGCGTCTGCGCCGCCCGCCGAAGCGGATCGCCGCCGGGGCGTGGCAGGCATGGTGTTTGCGTTCAAGATCGGTGGGGCGAAGGCCCAGGCGGGCGGATCGCTGGATGAGGTCGAAGCCGTTACGCGCAAAGCGTTGGACAACATTCGCACGATTGGCGTGGCGCTGTCGCCGTGTACCGTGCCTGCCGCCGGGCGTCCGACCTTTACGCTGGGCGACGACGAGATGGAAATCGGCATGGGGATTCACGGTGAGCCTGGCATGAAGCGGGAAAAGCTCCAGACCGCGAACCAGATTGCGGAGCGCATGACGACCGCCATTCTGGACGATATGCCGCTGATCGCCGGGGAGCGCGTGGCCGTCATGGTCAATGGGCTGGGGGCCACGCCGCCCGAAGAACTCTATATCCTGTACCGGAAGACGCACGACATGTTGGTCGAGCGCGGAGTCGCGATTCACCGGGCGTATGTTGGGGAATACGCGACGAGCATGGAAATGGCAGGCGCGTCGCTGACGCTGTTCCGGCTCGACGACGAGCTGGCCGAGCTGCTCGATCTTCCGGCGCAGTCGCCGTTCTTCGTGCAGGTTGCGGGAGGGTAG
- a CDS encoding carbohydrate ABC transporter permease, protein MAFQHAMTPILGAQHLRKRLTKGVLFTVALVATVIYIFPLFWMLSTSLKAPADIMRDPPLIVPRSLNTGIYEELFGNPPEGAQVPVDGVRYMKNSLILGAGTMALTMLFAIPAAYGLARFRLRGSGLFVMMLLVTQMLPEVLLVIPLFVFFRSLHFTDSYISVIIADAALTLPFCILILRTGFLQVPRDLEEAALIDGTTRLGALRRVIVPLVRPNLVAVMLFAFLVGWGDFVFSLSFLQNQELHPLALGIYNFIGYYRIRWEGVMAFSTIIALPVIVIILALQRYFVTGLTAGSVK, encoded by the coding sequence ATGGCATTCCAACACGCGATGACTCCGATCCTCGGCGCGCAACATCTCCGCAAGCGCCTGACCAAGGGCGTGTTGTTCACCGTTGCGCTCGTGGCGACGGTCATCTACATCTTCCCGTTGTTCTGGATGCTCTCGACATCGTTGAAGGCTCCCGCCGACATCATGCGCGACCCGCCGTTGATCGTGCCGCGGAGCCTGAATACTGGCATATACGAGGAATTGTTCGGCAACCCACCGGAAGGCGCGCAGGTCCCGGTCGATGGCGTGCGCTACATGAAGAACTCGCTGATCCTTGGCGCGGGTACAATGGCGCTCACCATGCTGTTTGCCATTCCCGCCGCGTATGGTCTGGCACGCTTCCGGCTGCGGGGATCGGGCTTGTTCGTGATGATGCTGCTCGTCACGCAGATGCTGCCCGAAGTGCTGCTGGTCATTCCGTTGTTCGTGTTCTTCCGATCCCTGCACTTCACCGACAGTTATATTTCGGTGATCATCGCCGACGCAGCGCTGACCCTGCCCTTCTGCATTCTAATCCTGCGCACCGGTTTCTTGCAGGTCCCGCGCGACCTGGAAGAGGCGGCGCTCATCGACGGCACGACGCGCCTGGGTGCCCTGCGCCGCGTCATCGTGCCGCTGGTGCGCCCCAATCTGGTCGCCGTCATGCTGTTCGCATTCCTGGTCGGCTGGGGCGACTTCGTGTTTTCGCTGTCGTTCCTGCAAAATCAGGAGCTGCATCCCCTGGCGCTCGGCATCTATAACTTTATCGGCTATTACCGCATCCGTTGGGAAGGTGTTATGGCCTTCTCAACCATCATTGCGTTACCGGTCATCGTCATCATTCTTGCGTTACAGCGCTACTTTGTAACCGGCCTCACCGCCGGATCCGTGAAGTAG
- a CDS encoding amylo-alpha-1,6-glucosidase, whose translation MTFDLRHVPFSRFGSYMAFSRLAGKPGVEDGLYLRSVHGGVAHQVLFRLEVIDDGTPIPFVEQASPTLLRLAAAQGDIEICMPEQGMIRIRGSKVGLRLSRHPLPTREGWVYDTVTRNSDCRWSVNVRAALRQYMVTALHGDITVDAPWNAMYCDHIQIDFQPGPDGAFECAVEEYRSSWQAHDTTDSFDTCVRAVEAEFAEWEAAQVDIPVSLSEARRMAAYVNWSCVVAPEGRLQRPTMYMSKNWMDNVWSWDHCFNALALVYKNPDLAWDQFMVMFDTQDEFGALPDYINDLEIVWNFFKPPIHGWTLRRMLERSDAITNEQLAEAYGPLSRWTNWLTSYRDMDGDGLPEYNHGNDSGWDNATVFAHGVPIEAPDLAAFLVYQMDVLADVAQQLGKPAEADEWHRRADDLLALMLSAFWRGDHFVTRHAHTHQDIQSESLLPFMPIVLGRRLPEDVIRHLVAGLTQEGRFLTGHGVATEVPSSPYYQADGYWRGPIWAPSTMLIVDGLNAVGEVELARDLSRRFSAMVARSGMAENFDAFTGDGLRDRAYSWTSSVFLILAHDYCGEME comes from the coding sequence ATGACTTTCGACCTCCGGCATGTTCCATTCAGCCGTTTTGGCTCCTACATGGCTTTTTCGCGTTTGGCTGGCAAGCCGGGCGTCGAGGATGGCCTCTACCTTCGCTCGGTTCATGGAGGTGTCGCCCATCAGGTTTTGTTCCGCCTTGAAGTGATCGACGATGGCACCCCGATCCCGTTTGTCGAGCAAGCTTCCCCTACACTGCTGCGCCTTGCAGCCGCTCAGGGCGACATCGAGATCTGCATGCCCGAACAGGGCATGATCCGCATCCGGGGCAGCAAAGTCGGCCTGCGACTCAGCCGCCATCCGCTGCCCACACGTGAGGGATGGGTCTATGACACCGTCACGCGCAATTCGGACTGCCGCTGGTCGGTGAACGTGCGCGCCGCGCTGCGACAGTACATGGTCACAGCGCTGCATGGCGACATCACGGTCGATGCGCCGTGGAATGCCATGTACTGCGACCACATTCAGATCGACTTCCAGCCGGGGCCGGACGGCGCGTTCGAGTGCGCAGTCGAGGAATACCGTTCGAGCTGGCAGGCGCACGACACAACTGACTCGTTCGACACCTGCGTGCGTGCCGTCGAGGCGGAGTTCGCGGAATGGGAAGCGGCGCAGGTAGACATCCCGGTGTCGCTGTCCGAGGCACGGCGTATGGCTGCCTACGTCAACTGGTCGTGCGTAGTCGCCCCCGAAGGCCGCTTGCAGCGCCCGACGATGTATATGTCCAAGAATTGGATGGATAACGTTTGGAGCTGGGACCACTGCTTCAACGCGCTGGCACTCGTATACAAGAACCCCGATCTGGCCTGGGACCAGTTTATGGTTATGTTCGATACCCAGGATGAGTTTGGCGCACTGCCTGACTATATCAACGACCTCGAAATCGTCTGGAACTTTTTCAAGCCGCCGATTCATGGCTGGACACTGCGCCGCATGCTGGAACGAAGCGACGCGATCACGAACGAACAGCTCGCCGAAGCCTACGGCCCGCTCAGCCGCTGGACGAACTGGTTGACGAGCTACCGTGATATGGATGGTGACGGCCTGCCAGAATACAACCACGGCAACGATTCGGGCTGGGATAATGCAACGGTCTTCGCGCATGGCGTCCCGATTGAGGCGCCGGATCTGGCGGCATTCCTCGTATACCAGATGGACGTCCTGGCCGATGTCGCGCAGCAGCTTGGCAAACCTGCCGAGGCGGATGAATGGCATCGGCGCGCCGACGATCTGCTGGCGTTGATGCTGTCCGCCTTCTGGCGCGGCGATCATTTTGTGACGCGGCATGCTCATACGCATCAAGACATTCAGTCCGAGAGCTTGCTGCCTTTCATGCCTATTGTGCTGGGGCGGCGGCTGCCTGAGGACGTGATCCGGCATCTGGTGGCGGGGCTGACGCAGGAAGGCCGTTTCCTGACCGGGCACGGCGTTGCGACTGAAGTTCCCAGCAGCCCCTATTACCAGGCGGATGGGTACTGGCGCGGGCCGATCTGGGCGCCATCTACCATGCTGATCGTCGATGGGTTGAACGCAGTGGGCGAAGTCGAGCTTGCACGGGACCTGAGCCGCCGGTTTTCTGCGATGGTCGCACGGAGCGGCATGGCCGAAAACTTCGACGCGTTCACCGGGGACGGCCTGCGCGATCGTGCGTATTCGTGGACGTCCAGCGTGTTCCTGATCCTGGCGCACGACTATTGCGGCGAAATGGAATGA